One Plasmodium cynomolgi strain B DNA, chromosome 12, whole genome shotgun sequence genomic region harbors:
- a CDS encoding 20S proteasome beta subunit (putative): protein MKLEYMNALKEESGGFNFENVKRNEILKEKGITFPNFRKTGTTICGLVCQNAVILGADTRATEGPIVADKNCSKLHYISKNIYCAGAGVAGDLEHTTLWLQHNVELHRLNTNTQPRVAMCVSRLTQELFKYQGYKVCAIVLGGVDVTGPQLYGIHPHGSSCLLPFTALGSGSLSAMAVLEAKYRDNMTIEEGKELVCEAICAGIFNDLGSGGNVDICVITKDGSQHIRPYKQPNHYLSS from the exons ATGAAACTCGAATATATGAATGCACTGAAAGAAGAAAGTGGAGgatttaattttgaaaatgtcaagagaaatgaaattttgaaggaaaaaggaataacCTTTCCCAATTTTCGAAAAACGGGAACAACCATATGTGGCTTGGTGTGCCAAAATGCGGTTATTTTGGGAGCTGATACCAGAGCTACGGAAGGTCCAATAGTAGCAGATAAAAATTGTAGCAAATTACACtatataagtaaaaatatatactgtGCAGGTGCAGGGGTAGCCGGAGACCTGGAGCATACTACCTTATGGTTGCAACACAATGTCGAATTGCATCGTTTAAATACGAACACACAGCCCCGAGTAGCCATGTGTGTTTCAAGATTGACACAAGAGCTGTTTAAGTACCAAGGATATAAAGTGTGTGCAATTGTGTTAGGAGGGGTAGATGTTACCGGCCCTCAGCTGTATGGTATTCACCCACATGGTTCTTCCTGTTTATTACCCTTCACGGCTTTGGGTTCTGGATCCCTTAGTGCTATGGCTGTATTGGAGGCTAAATACAGGGATAATATGACGATagaagaagggaaagaaCTCGTGTGCGAAGCTATATGTGCCGGTATTTTTAACGATCTGGGTTCAGGTGGAAATGTGGACATTTGCGTTATAACGAAGGACGGTTCGCAACACATAAGACCGTATAAGCAGCCGAAC CACTATTTATCTTCATAG
- a CDS encoding hypothetical protein (putative): MLVITENTFEKTNNPKYPRGSKVAVKRNNSQVKVISNRITPYCGDITKSKRELIKTRKFIKESDKIKYHYLYARKHLCNGKHERKIKLFSVEKTKNLNHLENFSKNKKKKNQVIARRVNYNIILKNSYRKNVLYGTNSFLVHLKGKRRKSHNKRSARKDCLSVREVALEKAKDIDGRQAPSLHPLRDAFHVKVKTNHHHVAASQNVAKNQQFDDIEVNSADADGIVSNNSALDMLTVVVNRERQHPNSHLNRHLTRKALLNTRSMRKLTTNSLIDSIISLSNELNKTSEKKDDSKQEYDKSVLHYVHKILSDHNFHYDIVSSVNKNEIKELKRKVKKYNDIPNFYFRKLFKHIGEKNESNLKLKKKKKKKKKSHVYQPVNPVERANLSKQGGSNSLMRRIGTKTTSKHLTNFKPPLNDQNVDSRGDHAKVGNASGKEGVVEKKTHVGERAASGNHGNHGNTSATVTTLCNQIKHRNQEKENTLLCVMSAPNEYKNNFHSDSNSQHCVKKCMSTFTDPKKHIPKRENHLDHKLEKEYPSIENSHSGKSPKTEKRLRQINLKKEKWTTCIVHKKLSVHENVLLCSEKKKLHERTYNLSSFKFSENTDSSCMLSHVANASIAPSVMSSATGTLRKNSCEGAPGVVTQYAPVHMNSADRIRKDEWIFNTSETQNARSGISNDRKKKDNRSCSCGTSANVYNECTFSPNNVKRNDSLVNSTDDNASNNVYFSAYNQSSHTMSNLHCNNIQCVSNQCRSFFKSSYKEQSIISTFSSSISRHRKDKCGVAPAVGILNRGGAPQGKESNDDNSAIPIIPFQRSVKTKAVDADAGSERDNTGEKQNIRRDPPELAVNNLEDQKSLRSSVNSLTSAELIKTPVLSNIQNSHFEGIPKIGENDSTSSSFCIFKTKQRRERPSSKTPLIVDTPNLLNTTNDIDFLAKGRNRVVNNFAYNNKDKKMNNNDDHNFLVEECLKKCLKENASKFKTNEDCERYCNEDKILNPDYIPQESKRLGERFLQSHKEKFVASYGNSSFHYQPYMSNAECGNSCFKQDPPGYNLYNDPNAHFMNNMKINVFNNTASQNTSNSTFNNVGIYSNSHINSINKEYYLKKGNEYSNDVFIKYYEQYANKDNDKNEGKKFNYTDCYDFKNTLLNGLSREESFGSDDDLKNEDNEMNFLKDSLNSFDNLESTEKKYEEILRDFNGKIPLLHKVLKPLPMKNRSNNFDICLYLLQKHGGDLNNEENICILRDKEIVQHSAIYDAKKGCIKSNITNVTNIKLYHPKWHNKKKIVERLKEQSCFNPFTIFGSAPSLLDFDEVFDKDVYNKFVSRNSRKSHSLLRILAKQKVINNLNDKITDKEWPQVHSYLKKRWSKETNIELNWACDPLLYEELEWYLSTNNEYLNMTDKVADIEVCYCPTLDPSSYYAWNDSRVIYTNLCYNKGKEDAEPTSHSVKDKYAGNKNAELKNKDKQVSFRKRASGCEHLMFQQNLMKQKKLSKRKKKLLKKKKKMLKEKNQMLREQSRRFAANKDGGGVDVEAADVEAVDMEAADAADAASSGVFHMETKEGSENDYKHVYSSQHNKTNFSNDPCMSMRMRINMDMGMRMSALKNKKHNHDSAYYPNIFSTKKKKKSVYHNKNYDEDVIPIMTVNTSLYRHNMDNKYNCSNTAFDYIKNKDNTIKFFASPKKTRKNNSVKKSVNNSDSFYFLNSSMINSDNIYNNNLDSFDSKDSGDGNDYSTSIFHKDTFDASDDKMRSKNQVDTRNNPMGGGMQLDRFDNASENLCENLRMNEHTSYISNNNIYEFRGTKNVYDFRKNDNDGNGNSCGMGYMTRDNENFSSKGGSFCYRGGGLTNDYTQPFHMSMADKYGNANNNVNMNIFSNIRMYEQNFNKNGGDGDSRNSLSRDYDMDNHGGSCMGKGPFTKSSFVDRSYYDMEQTSFSSNNFGHFSTREMAKNELQYNSIFRTGLSKPNFAEQSQSQNQSQNQSQSQSQNQNKTKFPIELSERYPSKCKGTNAEHGDSHGDNGGGNRHNNRNDDAVSGDNCNYFECKYENSSNKHASGKNSQMIADYFLSKNAENYDPTGKKKIINEQYSTGESQKSMNNAKADMNVLKITQQNIDKKYILEKKIKSSMSFYTNKKDTDNSTVTFNSKRLSNSNIIVNENRKIRRYTNKMCQDDNTSFEHSENGKGQGNKKGSVESPSSRTSETSMSSAFKMATSVFKKLF, encoded by the exons ATGCTCGTAATTACAGAAAACACATTCGAAAAAACCAACAACCCAAAGTATCCAAGAGGGAGCAAAGTGGCAGTCAAAAGAAACAACTCCCAAGTGAAAGTCATATCAAACAGAATCACCCCATATTGTGGAGACATAacaaaaagcaaaagggagTTAATAAAAACACGTAAGTTCATAAAGGaaagtgataaaataaagtaccACTATCTATATGCAAGGAAACATTTATGCAATGgaaaacatgaaaggaaaataaaacttttttccgtagaaaaaacaaaaaatttaaaccatttggaaaatttctccaaaaataaaaagaaaaaaaatcaagtcATAGCAAGGAGAGTTAACTATAATattatcttaaaaaattcgtatagaaaaaatgttttgtatGGAACAAATTCCTTTTTAGTACATTTAAAAGgcaagagaaggaaaagccACAATAAGAGAAGCGCTCGAAAGGATTGCTTAAGTGTCCGGGAAGTTGCTTTGGAGAAGGCTAAAGATATAGATGGGAGACAGGCCCCCAGTCTGCATCCACTAAGGGACGCGTTTCACGTTAAGGTAAAAACAAATCATCACCATGtagcagctagccaaaatgtcGCAAAAAATCAACAGTTTGATGATATAGAAGTAAATAGTGCAGATGCAGATGGCATAGTTTCGAATAATTCCGCGTTAGACATGCTGACCGTGGTCGTGAACAGGGAGAGGCAACATCCCAATTCGCATCTAAATAGGCATTTAACCAGAAAGGCACTTCTCAACACACGTAGCATGCGAAAATTAACAACAAATAGTTTAATAGATTCCATTATTAGTTTATCAAACGAGCTGAATAAGACAAGCGAGAAAAAAGATGACTCCAAACAAGAGTACGACAAAAGTGTACTGCACTATgtgcacaaaattttgagtGACCACAATTTCCATTACGACATCGTTAGTAGTGTAAATAAGAACGAAATAAAGgagttaaaaaggaaagtaaaaaaatacaatgaTATTCCAAACTTTTATTTTAGAAAACTGTTTAAGCATATAGGGGAGAAAAACGAGAGCAATC taaagctaaaaaaaaaaaagaagaagaagaagaagagtcACGTTTATCAGCCTGTCAACCCTGTTGAGCGTGCAAATTTGAGCAAACAAGGGGGAAGTAACTCTTTGATGAGAAGGATAGGGACAAAGACGACAAGTAAGCACCTAACCAATTTTAAGCCCCCTTTGAACGACCAAAACGTGGACTCAAGGGGTGACCACGCCAAAGTGGGGAATGCATCTGGGAAAGAAGGAGTAGTAGAGAAGAAGACACATGTGGGGGAAAGAGCAGCCAGCGGAAACCATGGCAACCATGGCAACACCAGTGCTACTGTCACTACTCTATGCAACCAAATCAAGCACAGGAATCAGGAGAAAGAGAACACATTGTTGTGTGTGATGAGCGCACCAAAtgagtataaaaataattttcattcgGACAGCAACTCGCAGCACTGCGTCAAAAAATGCATGTCTACTTTTACAGACCCGAAGAAGCATAtccccaaaagggagaacCATTTGGACCATAAGTTGGAGAAGGAGTACCCGTCAATAGAAAACAGCCACTCAGGTAAATCTCCCAAGACAGAGAAAAGGCTTCgtcaaataaatttaaaaaaggaaaagtggaCAACGTGCAttgtgcacaaaaaattgaGTGTCCACGAAAATGTGCTTCTGTGcagtgagaaaaagaagctgCACGAAAGAACATATAATTTAAGCAGCTTCAAATTTTCTGAAAATACGGATAGTAGTTGTATGCTTTCGCATGTAGCCAATGCGAGTATTGCCCCTAGTGTTATGAGTAGCGCTACTGGTACGCTTAGGAAAAATTCCTGCGAAGGGGCCCCCGGCGTTGTTACGCAGTATGCACCGGTTCATATGAATAGCGCTGACCGTATTAGGAAGGATGAGTGGATATTTAACACTAGTGAGACGCAGAATGCTCGGAGTGGCATCTCAAAtgacaggaaaaaaaaggacaatcGTAGTTGTAGCTGTGGCACTTCCGCGAACGTGTACAACGAGTGCACATTTAGCCCGAACAATGTTAAGAGAAATGATTCGTTGGTTAACTCCACCGATGATAATGCTAGTAACAACGTATATTTTAGTGCATACAATCAGAGTAGTCACACCATGAGCAACCTCCACTGCAACAATATACAATGCGTGAGCAACCAGTGTCGcagttttttcaaaagcaGCTACAAGGAGCAGAGTATTATTTCTACCTTCAGCAGTTCAATCAGTAGGCATCGTAAGGATAAATGTGGCGTTGCACCAGCGGTGGGGATCCTTAACCGGGGAGGTGCACCCCAAGGAAAAGAGAGCAACGATGATAATTCCGCTATTCCTATTATCCCTTTTCAGCGAAGCGTTAAGACCAAAGCTGTAGACGCTGATGCTGGTTCTGAAAGGGACAACACGGGAGAGAAGCAGAACATAAGAAGAGACCCCCCCGAATTGGCAGTAAACAATTTGGAGGACCAGAAAAGTCTGAGGTCAAGCGTAAACTCGCTAACGAGCGCTGAGTTGATAAAAACACCCGTGCTATCAAATATTCAGAACAGCCATTTTGAGGGGATTCCCAAGATAGGCGAAAACGACAgcacctcctcctccttttgcatCTTCAAGACGAAACAGAGAAGGGAAAGGCCCTCAAGTAAGACCCCCCTAATTGTTGACACTCCGAATTTGCTCAACACGACTAATGACATTGATTTCCTAGCAAAAGGTAGAAACAGGGTAGTAAACAATTTTGCTTACAAtaataaagacaaaaaaatgaataacaaTGATGatcacaattttttggttGAAGAATGTTTGAAGAAATGTTTGAAGGAAAATGCgtcaaaatttaaaacgaATGAAGATTGTGAAAGGTACTGTAATGAAGATAAGATCCTAAATCCTGATTACATTCCGCAAGAGTCGAAAAGACTTGGTGAAAGATTTTTACAGAGTCACAAGGAGAAGTTTGTTGCATCTTATGGCAACTCCAGTTTTCATTATCAACCTTATATGAGCAATGCAGAATGTGGAAATAGTTGTTTTAAGCAGGACCCACCTGGATATAACCTGTACAACGATCCGAACGCgcattttatgaataatatgaaaattaacGTATTTAACAATACGGCTTCTCAAAATACGTCTAATAGCACTTTTAACAACGTCGGGATTTACAGCAACAGCCATATCAATTCTATCAACAAGGAGTATTACTTGAAGAAGGGAAACGAGTACAGCAATGAtgttttcataaaatattatgagcAGTATGCAAATAAAGACAATGATAAGAATGAGGGAAAGAAATTTAATTACACAGATTGCTACGATTTTAAGAATACCCTCCTTAATGGACTAAGCAGAGAAGAGAGCTTCGGATCCGATGATgatctaaaaaatgaagacaatGAAATGAACTTTCTGAAAGATTCGTTAAACTCTTTTGATAACTTAGAATCtacggagaaaaaatatgaagagaTATTACGAGACTTTAATGGGAAAATACCTCTACTACATAAGGTGTTGAAGCCCTTGCCAATGAAAAATCGATCGAACAACTTTGACATTTGTTTGTACCTACTGCAGAAGCATGGAGGAGACCTAaacaatgaagaaaatatttgcatCTTAAGGGACAAAGAAATTGTTCAACATAGTGCCATTTATGATGCTAAAAAAGGGTGcataaaaagtaatataaCAAATGTgacaaatataaaattgtacCACCCCAAGTGGCATAACAAGAAGAAGATAGTGGAGAGGTTGAAAGAACAGAGTTGTTTTAATCCCTTCACGATATTCGGATCTGCTCCGAGTTTGCTCGATTTTGATGAAGTGTTTGACAAAGATGTGTATAATAAATTCGTTTCAAGGAATAGCCGTAAATCCCATTCTCTCCTACGGATACTAGCAAAACAGAAAGTGATTAACAACCTTAATGACAAAATAACGGATAAGGAATGGCCACAAGTACACtcctatttaaaaaaaaggtggagtAAAGAAACAAATATTGAACTGAATTGGGCATGCGACCCTTTACTGTATGAAGAACTGGAGTGGTATTTAAGCACCAATAATGAATACCTGAACATGACTGACAAGGTTGCGGATATTGAGGTTTGCTACTGCCCCACTTTGGATCCTAGTTCGTATTATGCATGGAACGACTCCAGGGTTATATATACGAACTTGTGCTACAATAAAGGGAAGGAAGATGCTGAGCCGACTAGCCATTCTGTGAAGGACAAGTACGCAGGGAACAAGAACGCAGAactgaaaaataaagataagCAGGTCTCCTTTAGAAAGAGGGCAAGCGGGTGTGAGCACCTCATGTTTCAGCAGAACTTGATGAAACAGAAGAAGTTgtccaaaaggaagaaaaaactcttaaaaaagaaaaaaaaaatgctcaaggagaaaaaccaAATGTTGAGGGAGCAAAGTAGACGGTTTGCCGCGAACAAGGATGGGGGCGGCGTAGATGTGGAAGCTGCAGATGTGGAAGCTGTAGATATGGAAGCTGCAGACGCAGCCGACGCGGCATCGTCCGGAGTTTTTCACATGGAAACAAAAGAGGGGTCTGAAAATGACTACAAACATGTGTATTCCTCTCAGCACAACAAGAcgaatttttcaaatgaCCCGTGCATGAGCATGAGGATGAGAATCAACATGGACATGGGCATGCGTATGAGTGCattgaaaaataagaagCACAACCATGATAGCGCGTATTATCccaacattttttccacgaagaagaagaaaaagagtgTGTACCATAACAAAAATTACGACGAAGATGTCATACCGATTATGACCGTCAATACGTCTTTGTACAGGCACAATATGGATAACAAATACAACTGCAGCAACACGGCATTTGATTACATTAAGAATAAGGATAACaccattaaattttttgcctctccGAAGAAAACAAGAAAGAATAATTCAGTTAAAAAATCTGTTAACAATTCGGatagtttttatttcttaaatTCCTCTATGATTAATTCGGACAACATTTACAACAACAATTTGGACAGCTTTGATTCTAAGGATTCGGGAGATGGTAATGATTATTCCACATCTATTTTTCACAAGGATACATTCGATGCTTCAGATGATAAGATGAGAAGCAAAAACCAAGTGGACACAAGAAATAATCCCATGGGTGGTGGCATGCAATTGGACAGATTTGACAATGCCTCGGAGAACTTATGCGAAAATTTGCGAATGAACGAACACACTAGTTACATTAGTAATAACAATATATACGAATTTAGGGGTAccaaaaatgtgtatgaCTTTAGAAAGAATGACAATGATGGGAATGGAAATAGCTGTGGCATGGGCTACATGACAAGGGATAATGAGAACTTCTCAAGCAAAGGTGGAAGTTTTTGCTacagaggaggaggactTACTAATGACTACACGCAACCGTTTCACATGAGCATGGCGGACAAGTATGGAAACGCGAATAACAATGTGAATATGAACATATTTAGCAATATACGAATGTACGAGCAGAATTTTAACAAGAACGGGGGTGATGGTGACAGCAGGAACAGCCTCAGTAGAGATTACGACATGGACAACCATGGCGGTAGCTGCATGGGAAAGGGACCCTTCACCAAGAGTAGCTTCGTGGATAGAAGCTATTACGACATGGAGCAAACGAGTTTTTCCTCGAACAACTTCGGCCATTTTTCAACCAGGGAGATGGCCAAAAATGAGCTGCAGTACAACAGCATTTTCCGCACCGGTTTGTCCAAGCCCAACTTCGCGGAACAAAGCCAAAGTCAAAATCAAAGTCAAAACCAAAGTCAGAGTCAAAGTCAAAAtcaaaacaaaacgaaattCCCCATTGAGTTAAGTGAAAGGTACCCCAGCAAATGCAAGGGGACAAACGCGGAGCACGGTGACAGTCATGGAGACAATGGCGGCGGAAACCGCCACAACAACCGCAATGACGATGCGGTCAGTGGGGATAACTGCAACTATTTCGAGTGCAAGTATGAAAACAGCTCAAACAAACATGCTAGCggaaaaaacagccaaatgATAGCGGACTATTTTCTCAGCAAGAATGCTGAAAATTACGACCcgacggggaaaaaaaaaataataaatgagCAGTATAGCACTGGCGAATCTCAGAAAAGTATGAACAACGCTAAGGCAGACATGAACGTCCTGAAGATTACGCAACAAAAtattgacaaaaaatatattctagaaaaaaaaattaaaagcagtATGTCATTTTATACAAATAAGAAAGACACAGATAATTCGACAGTAACTTTTAATTCGAAAAGGTTAAGCAATAGCAACATTATTGTTAacgaaaatagaaaaattagaaGGTACACCAATAAGATGTGTCAGGATGATAACACATCTTTTGAGCATTCAGAAAATGGCAAAGGACAGGGTAATAAGAAAGGAAGTGTAGAATCTCCTTCAAGCAGAACCAGCGAAACTTCGATGTCTAGTGCTTTCAAAATGGCTACCtctgtttttaaaaaattattctag
- a CDS encoding ribose-phosphate pyrophosphokinase (putative), whose product MIYKIYNYSRKLYEHRDKFMKYFAAKNESVNIYHDKFQKSVYFVYENANHNNFNEYPVVLNQERQRHNGRRRYAKAKTILFANILGLSVPSKKDENLENKDTSIKKNEFSLINNKGRMSTNSKDTQNLEADSMQPGRNKKKSKDDKYEYYQELSEYSNMQIFSSNSHHELANEICSNLGIGLGRAYVGKYSDGEIALQIMDEVRGRDIYIIHSTPAGGKDIHSRLMELRSSAKKVTAVIPYLNYSRQTKQLDDFNYVHSLGAPEIAILLQACGVDAIISVDLHNPRIEGFSTDEKLFQPSLMNINPQSLAVEYFKKKKLQNPVIVSIDNDGAERTKEFWIRMKKYSLNAGFTTIVSSSYNEMNSREGHPNDDGSEGKNTSSNKYLNIFSQDRRKNSNTTTPVKNVENKNMNQITPNFENEKFTIVGDIKGCDCILVDDILDTGEKSKKVAALLKSAGARKIYLYATHAILSDGCIEKINESCIDEVVTTNTIHIPSNICCEKLHILSVAKLVAEGIKRVQNEPSQNALEDFSDGEVVLKEK is encoded by the exons atgatttacaaaatttataactACTCCCGGAAGCTTTACGAACACAGAGATAAATTCATGAAATACTTTGCAGCTAAAAATGAATCTGTAAACATTTATCATGATAAATTTCAGAAGAGTGTATATTTCGTGTATGAAAATGCAAACCACAACAATTTCAATGAATACCCAGTAGTTTTGAACCAAGAGAGGCAAAGGCACAATGGGAGAAGAAGATATGCGAAAGCCAAAACTATTTTATTCGCAAATATATTGGGACTAAGTGTACCTTCAAAGAAAGatgaaaatttagaaaataaagacacaagtattaaaaaaaatgaatttagtttaataaataataaaggCAGAATGTCTACAAATTCAAAGGACACCCAAAATTTGGAAGCAGACTCTATGCAGCCAGGAaggaataagaaaaaatcaaaagatgataaatatgaatattacCAAGAATTAAGTGAATATAGTAACATGCAAATATTCTCTAGCAATAGCCACCATGAATTGGCCAATGAAATATGTTCCAATTTAGGAATAGGCTTAGGCAGAGCTTATGTCGGAAAATATAGTGATGGAGAAATAGCCCTTCAAATAATGGATGAAGTTAGAGGCAGagatatttatataattcattcTACCCCAGCGGGTGGTAAAGATATTCATTCCCGTTTAATggaatt GAGATCATCTGCAAAAAAGGTTACCGCCGTTATACCGTACCTAAATTACTCCAGGCAAACTAAGCAATTGGATGATTTCAATTATGTCCATTCTCTGGGAGCACCTGAAATAGCTATACTATTGCAAGCATGTGGTGTTGACGCAATTATTTCAGTTGATTTACATAATCCACGAATTGAAGGATTTTCCACAGACGAAAAACTTTTCCAACCCTCTCTTATGAATATTAATCCCCAATCCTTAGCTgtggaatattttaaaaaaaaaaaacttcaaaacCCAGTTATTGTTTCGATTGACAATGATGGAGCAGAAAGGACGAAGGAATTCTGGATTCGAATGAAAAAGTATTCTCTTAATGCTGGGTTTACAACGATTGTTTCTAGCTCATATAACGAAATGAACAGTAGGGAAGGGCATCCAAATGATGATGGAAGTGAAGGCAAAAACACATCtagtaataaatatttgaatatatttagtcaagatagaagaaaaaatagtaatacCACAACCCCCgtgaaaaatgtagaaaataaaaatatgaatcaGATAACTccaaattttgaaaacgAGAAATTTACCATAGTTGGAGATATCAAAGGTTGTGACTGTATTTTAGTTGATGATATTCTGGACACTGGCGAAAAATCTAAAAAAGTTGCAGCTCTTTTGAAAAGTGCCGGAGCTaggaaaatatatctttATGCTACTCATGCTATCTTATCAGACGGATGCATTGAAAAGATTAACGAATCTTGTATAGATGAAGTTGTAACTACGAACACTATACATATTCCAAGCAATATATGTTGTGAAAAACTGCACATTTTGTCAGTTGCCAAATTAGTGGCtgaaggaataaaaagagTTCAGAACGAACCATCACAAAATGCACTGGAAGATTTCTCAGATGGAGAAGTCGTactgaaggaaaaataa